A stretch of the Equus caballus isolate H_3958 breed thoroughbred chromosome X, TB-T2T, whole genome shotgun sequence genome encodes the following:
- the PWWP4 gene encoding PWWP domain-containing DNA repair factor 4, with protein sequence MEATYVLCNWKGLFWPAKVLSRSGIPPTNKRKKALSLEVQILSVDEKIRVKSTDIKILTESQIESMASSLVAQSEASVPPGEEAAYRSALTVAWEILSERANLGRARALDDPETTTLSQKRLQRPSRRKYWKPRGNLPRSLGKSENPKSPWVRSEREGSKSQVHTAVARIPREMRTTSSQSSSVCPNFPSLSEDDREREGKEKRDSSRVMSLHCTAKEEGAGAQDGGVLPSPPPGFILTVPKALQEGTHNSGPKTLAVSSECSTFSGGVEDPGEGAWKPGLEGAAAASSAPNLRLRCSLRLANRKRKLQGPESERRLQELRPLVDSKAVNPTTTPKKDVGKEAGQPTSMALPREPGPIERGMMVWFKFQNHPFWPAVVKSVSQTEQTARVLLIEANMHLEKSGIQVPLRRLKHLDCKEKEKLIKRARKAYEQSVNWCFSLISHYREGLGRGCFAGSFLDYYAADVSYPIRKAIQEGTLEIDFPRVNYDDLDDSEEETSLGGKRPCKKILPDRMKAARDRANQKLVDFIVKRKGADHHLLDIVKGRKQSRWLASFLNSNRYVICVETYLEDEDQLDVVVRHLQEIYKQMDKRVLNRIRDDRVSFVVEVLLPEAIICSIAALDGLDYKEAEEKYRKGPPVHSREKELFDKNLLKEMRKRSARRSKAQ encoded by the coding sequence ATGGAGGCCACATATGTCCTCTGCAACTGGAAAGGCCTCTTCTGGCCAGCAAAGGTTTTATCCAGATCCGGGATCCCGCcaacaaataagagaaaaaaggcaCTTTCTCTAGAAGTTCAAATACTCTCAGTCgatgaaaaaattagagtgaaaAGCACAGACATAAAGATCCTAACTGAGTCTCAAATTGAATCCATGGCCTCCTCGCTAGTGGCCCAGTCGGAGGCCAGTGTCCCACCGGGAGAGGAAGCGGCCTACAGAAGCGCCCTTACAGTGGCCTGGGAGATTCTGAGTGAGAGAGCAAATCTGGGTCGGGCAAGAGCGTTAGACGATCCAGAGACCACCACGCTGTCTCAGAAGAGACTGCAAAGGCCATCTCGTAGAAAGTATTGGAAGCCCAGAGGGAACTTACCGAGGAGCCTTGGGAAAAGCGAAAACCCCAAATCACCGTGGGTACGTTCAGAGAGGGAGGGTAGCAAATCACAGGTGCACACAGCCGTCGCTCGTATTCCCAGGGAAATGCGAACAACATCCTCACAAAGCTCCAGCGTGTGCCCAAACTTCCCGTCACTTTCAGAAGATGACCGTGAGAGAGAGGGCAAGGAAAAGAGGGACAGCTCAAGAGTTATGTCCCTGCACTGCACAGCCAAGGAGGAGGGTGCAGGTGCTCAAGACGGAGGCGTCCTTCCATCTCCGCCACCAGGTTTCATCCTCACGGTGCCCAAGGCTCTGCAAGAAGGGACGCACAACAGCGGCCCAAAGACCCTGGCTGTCTCTTCTGAATGCTCTACCTTCTCCGGGGGTGTTGAGGACCCTGGAGAGGGTGCCTGGAAGCCAGGCTTGGAAGGTGCGGCAGCAGCCTCCAGTGCCCCTAACCTGAGGCTGCGTTGTTCACTCCGTCTGGCAAATAGAAAAAGGAAGCTTCAGGGACCAGAGTCTGAGAGACGACTGCAAGAACTTCGACCTTTAGTCGACTCAAAGGCGGTTAATCCCACCACGACTCCTAAAAAAGATGTCGGCAAGGAAGCAGGACAACCGACAAGCATGGCCCTCCCTCGGGAGCCGGGTCCCATTGAAAGAGGAATGATGGTCTGGTTTAAATTTCAAAATCACCCATTTTGGCCAGCAGTGGTAAAGAGCGTCAGCCAAACAGAGCAGACGGCAAGGGTGCTTTTGATAGAGGCAAACATGCACCTCGAAAAGAGTGGCATTCAAGTTCCTCTTCGAAGATTAAAGCACCTGGAttgtaaagagaaagagaaactgataAAGAGAGCCAGGAAAGCGTATGAGCAAAGTGTGAACTGGTGCTTCTCCCTGATTTCCCACTACAGAGAGGGGCTCGGTCGCGGGTGTTTTGCGGGCTCCTTCCTGGACTATTACGCTGCTGACGTCAGTTACCCAATCAGGAAAGCCATCCAAGAGGGCACTCTGGAGATTGATTTCCCACGGGTGAATTACGACGACCTGGACGATTCTGAGGAGGAGACATCCCTGGGCGGGAAGAGGCCCTGCAAGAAAATTCTCCCTGACCGGATGAAGGCCGCTCGGGACCGAGCCAACCAGAAGCTAGTGGACTTCATCGTGAAAAGAAAGGGGGCTGACCATCATCTTCTGGACATCGTCAAAGGCAGGAAGCAGTCCAGGTGGCTGGCATCATTTCTGAATTCAAACAGGTACGTGATCTGCGTTGAAACGTACCTGGAGGATGAAGACCAGCTGGATGTGGTGGTAAGACATTTACAGGAAATCTACAAGCAAATGGACAAGAGAGTGCTGAATCGGATCAGAGATGACCGAGTGAGTTTTGTTGTGGAAGTTCTTCTGCCAGAAGCAATCATCTGTTCAATTGCTGCACTTGATGGATTAGATTAtaaggaggcagaagaaaagtACCGGAAAGGGCCACCCGTGCATTCCCGGGAAAAAGAACTATTTGATAAAAACCTcttaaaggaaatgagaaagaggtCAGCAAGAAGGAGCAAGGCTCAAtaa